One genomic segment of Nocardioides cavernaquae includes these proteins:
- a CDS encoding histidine phosphatase family protein, whose product MSDAPRRLILLRHGQTAWNAEGRAQGHSDIELDDSGHEQARDAAPWVAAYQPVALWSSDLARARQTAAYVAKETGLSAVFDERLREFALGERTGLTNEEFGERFPEQYAAFREGRWDPLPGMETTEELGVRVTAALEELADTLSPGETAVAVAHGGAIKVSVMALLGWTPEIAQALRHLSNCGWAVLELEGSGGGRCWRLAAWNRVVPDPDFTSS is encoded by the coding sequence ATGAGTGATGCTCCCCGCCGGCTGATCCTGCTCCGGCACGGCCAGACCGCCTGGAACGCCGAGGGGCGCGCTCAGGGGCACTCCGACATCGAGCTGGACGACTCCGGCCACGAGCAGGCCCGCGACGCGGCGCCCTGGGTCGCGGCGTACCAGCCGGTGGCGCTGTGGTCCTCGGACCTGGCCCGCGCGCGCCAGACCGCGGCGTACGTCGCGAAGGAGACGGGGCTCTCCGCTGTCTTCGACGAGCGGCTGCGCGAGTTTGCGCTGGGGGAGCGCACCGGGCTGACGAACGAGGAGTTCGGGGAACGCTTCCCCGAGCAGTACGCCGCGTTCCGCGAGGGCCGCTGGGACCCCCTGCCCGGCATGGAGACCACCGAGGAGCTGGGGGTCCGTGTGACCGCGGCGCTCGAGGAGCTCGCGGACACGCTGTCGCCGGGGGAGACCGCGGTCGCCGTGGCGCATGGCGGAGCGATCAAGGTGAGCGTCATGGCGCTGCTCGGCTGGACTCCCGAGATCGCACAGGCGCTCCGTCACCTGAGCAACTGTGGGTGGGCGGTGCTGGAGCTCGAGGGGTCTGGTGGGGGCCGCTGCTGGCGTCTTGCCGCGTGGAACCGCGTGGTTCCGGACCCCGATTTCACTTCCTCGTAG
- a CDS encoding substrate-binding and VWA domain-containing protein — MRNLRRSAAAALIAAASTFAAACSTGTGGNGGGPEGAAPGEDGCTSVVVATSSEKVNLIEKLGEDFKQSQLHDGLDECATIYPINVSSGNGAKILGADPDSWPLKDRAFWPTIWSPASTVWTDRVEAAGNDGVAGATSFARTPVVLGVPESMAKALGYPQKPISLQDIGRLVSDPKGWSSVGKPLWGDFKIAKTNPNTSTTGLSIILMQSYAASGKAKDLSTADVAKAKEFSRTFESGAIHYGDTTGAVLKTLYDGTRNAGGSAYVSAVALEETSLFNYNKGNPDSHTVQPGEDLVPPREKLVAVYPSGGSMWSDNPAVVLDEPWVNAAQKAAGKAFVDFLQTKPAQEVLPSYGFRPVLNGVDVSQDLNASIGIDPAQPKVTLPKPTPEVVSAAIDQWLEIRKPSAVLELIDISGSMDEGIGDGRTRLDGAIDGATGTLDHFRPSDQVGVWAFTTDVRSDLGENLVPVHPFGALGSGREKLEGQIEDLAHARRGGTPLYDAISKAYDYMVKNAQPGRINAIVVLSDGEDTDSETSIDSLLVKINRSAKEGAADTPVRIFTIVYSDDANKNVLARIAKASGGQSFDASDPERIDAVFASVINNF; from the coding sequence ATGAGGAACCTGCGCAGGTCGGCCGCCGCCGCCCTCATTGCCGCCGCGTCCACATTCGCAGCCGCTTGCTCGACCGGAACCGGAGGCAACGGGGGCGGCCCCGAGGGTGCCGCACCGGGTGAGGACGGCTGCACCAGCGTCGTCGTCGCGACGTCCTCCGAGAAGGTCAACCTGATCGAGAAGCTCGGCGAGGACTTCAAGCAGTCGCAGCTGCACGACGGCCTCGACGAGTGCGCGACGATCTACCCGATCAACGTGTCGTCCGGCAACGGCGCAAAGATCCTTGGCGCCGACCCGGACAGCTGGCCCCTGAAGGACCGGGCCTTCTGGCCGACGATCTGGTCGCCGGCCTCGACTGTGTGGACGGACCGCGTGGAGGCAGCCGGCAACGACGGCGTCGCAGGTGCCACGTCGTTCGCCCGCACTCCGGTCGTGCTCGGCGTGCCGGAGTCGATGGCGAAGGCGCTCGGCTACCCGCAGAAGCCGATCAGCCTCCAGGACATCGGCCGGCTGGTCTCCGACCCGAAGGGCTGGTCGAGCGTCGGCAAGCCGCTCTGGGGCGACTTCAAGATCGCGAAGACCAACCCCAACACCTCCACCACAGGCCTGTCCATCATCCTCATGCAGTCCTACGCCGCGTCCGGCAAGGCCAAGGACCTGAGCACCGCGGATGTCGCGAAGGCCAAGGAGTTCTCGCGGACGTTCGAGTCCGGCGCGATCCACTACGGCGACACCACCGGCGCGGTCCTCAAGACGCTGTACGACGGGACACGCAACGCCGGCGGTTCGGCGTACGTCTCGGCCGTGGCGCTGGAGGAGACGTCGCTGTTCAACTACAACAAGGGCAACCCGGACAGCCACACCGTGCAGCCGGGCGAGGACCTCGTGCCGCCGCGCGAGAAGCTCGTCGCCGTCTACCCGTCCGGTGGATCGATGTGGTCCGACAACCCCGCCGTCGTGCTCGACGAGCCGTGGGTCAACGCGGCACAGAAGGCAGCCGGCAAGGCGTTCGTCGACTTCCTCCAGACGAAGCCGGCGCAGGAGGTGCTGCCGTCCTACGGCTTCCGCCCGGTGCTCAACGGCGTCGACGTGTCGCAGGACCTCAATGCCTCCATCGGCATCGACCCCGCGCAGCCGAAGGTCACGCTGCCGAAGCCGACACCTGAGGTCGTTTCGGCAGCCATCGACCAGTGGCTCGAGATCCGCAAGCCGTCGGCTGTCCTGGAGCTGATCGACATCTCGGGCAGCATGGACGAGGGCATCGGCGACGGTCGCACCCGGCTTGACGGAGCGATCGACGGCGCGACCGGAACGCTCGACCACTTCCGGCCCAGCGACCAGGTCGGGGTCTGGGCGTTCACCACCGACGTCCGCAGCGACCTCGGCGAGAACCTCGTGCCCGTGCACCCGTTCGGAGCGCTCGGCAGCGGCCGGGAGAAGCTCGAAGGTCAGATCGAGGACCTCGCCCACGCACGCCGCGGCGGCACCCCGCTCTACGACGCGATCAGCAAGGCCTACGACTACATGGTCAAGAACGCCCAGCCGGGCCGGATCAACGCCATCGTCGTGCTCTCGGACGGCGAGGACACCGACTCCGAGACCTCCATCGACTCCCTCCTGGTGAAGATCAACCGGTCGGCCAAGGAGGGCGCGGCGGACACGCCGGTCCGGATCTTCACCATCGTCTACAGCGACGACGCCAACAAGAACGTCCTCGCGCGCATCGCGAAGGCCTCCGGCGGCCAGTCGTTCGACGCATCCGACCCCGAGCGGATCGACGCGGTCTTCGCGTCGGTCATCAACAACTTCTGA
- a CDS encoding glutamate-5-semialdehyde dehydrogenase, which produces MSIEQDVKAAATRAREASHELALATRAVKDAALIGMADALIANQDTILAANAEDVARAEAGGTEPNIIDRLRLTEDRIAGMADGLRTVAGLADPVGEVVRGSTLANGLELRQVRVPFGVVGMIYEARPNVTADAAGICLKSGNAVLLRGSSSARSSNAAIIDVLRDAVEAAGLPADAVQAVPGDSHDSVKALMRARGLVDVLIPRGGAGLIRSVVEESTVPVIETGVGNCHVYVDARADLDKALSIVMNSKTHRTSVCNSAESLLVHEAIADEFLPVVIEALQGAGVTIHGDDRFTEYDGVQTATDEDYGVEYLALEISAKVVSDLDEAIGHIRRFSSQHTDAIVTEDQTAARRFTAAVDSAAVLVNASTRFTDGGEFGFGAEIGISTQKLHARGPMGLPEMTSTKYIVIGDGHTR; this is translated from the coding sequence GTGAGCATCGAGCAGGACGTCAAGGCAGCAGCGACCCGCGCCCGTGAGGCGAGCCACGAGCTCGCCCTCGCCACCCGTGCGGTCAAGGACGCGGCGCTGATCGGCATGGCCGACGCGCTGATCGCCAACCAGGACACCATCCTGGCCGCCAACGCGGAGGACGTGGCGCGTGCCGAGGCAGGCGGCACCGAGCCCAACATCATCGATCGGCTGCGCCTCACCGAGGACCGGATCGCCGGCATGGCCGACGGACTGCGCACTGTTGCCGGCCTGGCTGATCCGGTCGGTGAAGTGGTCCGGGGCAGCACCCTGGCCAACGGGCTCGAGCTGCGGCAGGTGCGGGTGCCGTTCGGCGTGGTCGGGATGATCTACGAGGCTCGCCCCAACGTCACCGCTGACGCCGCGGGCATCTGCCTCAAGTCCGGCAATGCCGTCCTGCTGCGTGGCAGCTCCAGTGCGCGGTCGAGCAACGCCGCGATCATCGACGTACTCCGTGACGCGGTGGAAGCCGCCGGCCTGCCGGCCGACGCCGTCCAGGCCGTGCCGGGGGACAGCCACGACAGCGTCAAGGCGCTCATGCGTGCGCGCGGCCTCGTCGACGTGCTCATCCCTCGCGGTGGCGCGGGCCTGATCCGCAGCGTGGTCGAGGAGTCGACCGTGCCGGTCATCGAGACCGGCGTCGGCAACTGCCACGTCTACGTCGACGCGCGCGCCGACCTCGACAAGGCGCTCAGCATCGTCATGAACTCCAAGACCCACCGCACCAGCGTCTGCAACTCGGCTGAGTCGCTGCTGGTGCACGAGGCGATCGCGGATGAGTTCCTTCCGGTCGTCATCGAGGCGCTCCAGGGCGCGGGCGTCACGATCCACGGCGACGACCGCTTCACCGAGTACGACGGTGTGCAGACCGCCACCGACGAGGACTACGGCGTCGAGTACCTCGCCCTCGAGATCTCGGCGAAGGTCGTGTCGGACCTCGACGAGGCGATCGGCCACATCCGCCGTTTCTCCAGCCAGCACACGGATGCGATCGTCACCGAGGACCAGACGGCCGCGCGTCGTTTCACCGCGGCTGTCGACTCGGCGGCGGTGCTGGTCAACGCGAGCACGCGCTTCACCGACGGCGGCGAGTTCGGCTTCGGTGCGGAGATCGGCATCTCCACCCAGAAGCTTCACGCGCGCGGCCCGATGGGACTGCCGGAGATGACCAGCACCAAGTACATCGTGATCGGCGACGGGCACACGCGCTGA
- the nadD gene encoding nicotinate-nucleotide adenylyltransferase: MGGTFDPIHHGHLVAASEVQSWFDLDEVVFVPTGNPWQKTRSAGRDVSPAEHRYLMTVIATAANPRFRVSRVDIDRNGPTYTIDTLRDLAAEMPDADLYFITGADALTNIFTWRDVDELFALAHFVGCTRPGYDMGPGTLENIPADRVTIVEIPALAISSTDCRERTHRGEPIWYLVPDGVVQYVAKHQLYSKDSA, translated from the coding sequence ATGGGCGGCACGTTCGACCCGATCCACCACGGCCACCTGGTCGCCGCGAGCGAGGTCCAGTCGTGGTTCGACCTCGACGAGGTCGTCTTCGTGCCCACGGGCAATCCCTGGCAGAAGACCCGCAGTGCGGGACGCGACGTCTCGCCGGCGGAGCACCGTTACCTGATGACGGTGATCGCCACGGCTGCCAACCCGCGCTTCCGCGTCTCGCGCGTGGACATCGACCGCAACGGTCCGACGTACACGATCGACACGCTGCGCGACCTGGCCGCGGAGATGCCGGACGCGGACCTCTACTTCATCACCGGCGCTGACGCGCTGACCAACATCTTCACCTGGCGTGACGTGGACGAGCTGTTCGCCCTCGCGCATTTCGTGGGCTGCACCCGGCCGGGCTACGACATGGGCCCCGGCACGTTGGAGAACATCCCGGCGGACCGTGTGACCATTGTCGAGATCCCGGCACTGGCGATCTCCTCCACCGACTGCCGCGAACGCACCCATCGCGGGGAACCGATCTGGTACCTCGTGCCCGATGGCGTCGTCCAGTACGTCGCCAAGCACCAGCTCTATTCCAAGGACTCCGCATGA
- a CDS encoding toxic anion resistance protein: MSNATPTPPALPGVNFKELLGAPESNPEPATALESALAKVTPEDAAAAAPSEATFQFRSLLTDEQRADLERNAPGVAAQMVGDFQAIIRFGEPVLTKLNASSTQLLAAQRDIKVPPAEDMVNDLLREMDGFQKKYRNEKVESAVRKVVDFIRGATYSLKTLVREAKPISDKIDIAETKLKEMELRLADNVTRGQQLHKNTVETLQDVVAVLAALEQINEVVRADFAAADEALKGAEVLGDMGSVQFQDRTMTVNELRELHGQLATASSEIEKTWFDWRQQFFLGYAQAPSIRNLILVSATMQRRCQVFRTMGLPSARTSLAMWQQAALAQEGAEMGSAVQKGTNDLVKGAFEATGKAVTETARASQTPLIDEDTIWSIIESIKVQCDGLVAADKWGREVRARNLKALEQGEGTIRTTFTESRRQLVANAVAATSSSSVEAAPLPEKDILGALGVES; the protein is encoded by the coding sequence ATGAGCAACGCAACGCCCACGCCTCCGGCCCTTCCGGGCGTCAACTTCAAGGAGCTCCTCGGTGCTCCCGAGTCGAACCCGGAGCCCGCAACCGCTCTCGAGTCCGCCCTCGCGAAGGTGACCCCCGAGGACGCAGCGGCAGCCGCGCCGTCGGAGGCGACGTTCCAGTTCCGATCGCTGCTGACCGATGAGCAGCGCGCCGACCTCGAGCGCAACGCTCCTGGCGTCGCCGCCCAGATGGTCGGGGACTTCCAGGCGATCATCCGTTTCGGCGAGCCGGTGCTCACGAAGCTCAACGCGTCGAGCACCCAGCTCCTCGCCGCCCAGCGCGACATCAAGGTCCCGCCTGCCGAGGACATGGTCAACGACCTCCTCCGCGAGATGGACGGCTTCCAGAAGAAGTACCGCAACGAGAAGGTCGAGAGCGCGGTCCGCAAGGTCGTCGACTTCATCCGCGGCGCGACGTACAGCCTGAAGACGCTGGTCCGGGAGGCCAAGCCGATCTCCGACAAGATCGACATCGCCGAGACGAAGCTCAAGGAGATGGAGCTGCGCCTCGCCGACAACGTCACGCGCGGGCAGCAGCTGCACAAGAACACCGTGGAGACGCTCCAGGACGTCGTCGCGGTGCTCGCGGCCCTCGAGCAGATCAACGAGGTCGTGCGCGCCGACTTCGCGGCGGCCGACGAGGCGCTGAAGGGCGCCGAGGTCCTGGGCGACATGGGGTCGGTGCAGTTCCAGGACCGCACGATGACGGTCAACGAGCTCCGCGAGCTGCACGGCCAGCTGGCCACCGCGAGCAGCGAGATCGAGAAGACCTGGTTCGACTGGCGCCAGCAGTTCTTCCTCGGCTACGCCCAGGCTCCGTCCATCCGCAACCTGATCCTCGTCTCCGCGACGATGCAGCGCCGCTGCCAGGTGTTCCGCACCATGGGTCTCCCCTCCGCCCGCACGTCGCTGGCGATGTGGCAGCAGGCGGCCCTGGCGCAGGAGGGCGCCGAGATGGGCAGCGCTGTCCAGAAGGGCACGAACGACCTGGTCAAGGGCGCATTCGAGGCCACCGGGAAGGCAGTCACCGAGACCGCCCGCGCGTCGCAGACGCCTCTGATCGACGAGGACACGATCTGGTCGATCATCGAGTCGATCAAGGTCCAGTGCGACGGTCTCGTCGCCGCGGACAAGTGGGGCCGCGAGGTCCGGGCGCGCAACCTCAAGGCACTCGAGCAGGGCGAGGGCACGATCCGCACGACGTTCACCGAGTCCCGCCGCCAGCTCGTCGCCAACGCGGTCGCCGCCACGTCGTCCAGCTCCGTCGAGGCCGCTCCCCTTCCCGAGAAGGACATCCTCGGCGCCCTCGGCGTCGAGTCCTGA
- the rsfS gene encoding ribosome silencing factor: MTGIEPSIELIHVAARAAADKLATDILAFDVSEQIGITDAFLLVSGKNEPQVNAIVEEIEDKLREIGAKPIRREGRRDGRWVLLDFGDIVVHVQHEEERQYYALERLWRDCPVISLPADLHGPVAPQE, translated from the coding sequence ATGACCGGCATCGAACCCTCCATCGAGCTCATCCACGTCGCTGCCCGCGCGGCCGCTGACAAGCTCGCGACCGACATCCTCGCTTTCGACGTGAGCGAGCAGATCGGCATCACCGACGCGTTCCTGCTCGTGTCGGGCAAGAACGAGCCGCAGGTCAACGCGATCGTCGAGGAGATCGAGGACAAGCTCCGCGAGATCGGCGCCAAGCCGATCCGCCGCGAGGGTCGCCGCGACGGCCGCTGGGTCCTCCTGGACTTCGGCGACATCGTCGTCCACGTGCAGCACGAGGAGGAGCGCCAGTACTACGCCCTCGAGCGGCTGTGGCGCGACTGCCCCGTGATTTCCCTGCCCGCTGATCTGCACGGCCCCGTCGCTCCCCAGGAGTGA
- a CDS encoding SGNH/GDSL hydrolase family protein, with the protein MRVLMLGDSQLARLARYPRLIARETTNRAVGGATAPEVLDQLGELDPAGYDVVLLGVGTNDAGSRPVPLPHFLAAIESVIGRLAGTPLVFVTSPGADARAVGYDDAHMARYAVEASAVVRAAGGTVVETPAVIARLGRAGRTPDGIHISQLGHLLYVPALRRAARRAQRS; encoded by the coding sequence ATGCGCGTTCTCATGCTCGGCGACAGCCAGCTGGCTCGGCTCGCCCGCTACCCCCGGCTCATCGCCCGCGAGACCACCAATCGCGCCGTTGGTGGCGCGACCGCCCCCGAGGTCCTCGACCAGCTGGGAGAGCTCGATCCAGCCGGCTACGACGTCGTGCTGCTCGGTGTCGGCACGAACGACGCGGGCTCGCGACCGGTGCCGTTGCCCCACTTCCTTGCGGCGATCGAATCCGTGATCGGTCGGCTGGCCGGCACCCCGCTCGTGTTCGTGACCAGTCCGGGGGCGGACGCGCGGGCGGTCGGCTACGACGACGCTCACATGGCGCGCTACGCCGTCGAGGCCTCCGCCGTCGTGCGGGCGGCCGGAGGAACCGTCGTGGAGACCCCGGCCGTGATCGCGCGACTGGGCCGTGCCGGTCGCACTCCCGACGGCATCCACATCAGCCAGCTCGGGCACCTGCTCTACGTGCCCGCGCTGCGCCGCGCGGCCCGGCGTGCACAGCGCTCGTAG
- a CDS encoding SGNH/GDSL hydrolase family protein — protein MSVLVLGDSHLARVGPALVAQLPDATVRAFGGAVATDFATQVDGLDLAAYDVVVVSIGTNDAGWREVPLDVFTREIEALVARVPGRVVLVTSPGADEVRAQGWSNARLTEFARSAAAHVAAARGTVIDTPSLLAPLGPDAFLDDGFHLTSAAYDLLLPTIARATA, from the coding sequence ATGAGCGTCCTCGTCCTCGGAGACAGTCACCTCGCCCGTGTCGGCCCCGCCCTGGTGGCACAGCTCCCCGACGCCACGGTCCGCGCTTTCGGTGGTGCCGTTGCCACGGACTTCGCGACGCAGGTCGACGGCCTCGACCTCGCGGCGTACGACGTCGTGGTGGTCTCGATCGGCACCAACGACGCCGGGTGGCGTGAGGTGCCCCTGGATGTCTTCACGCGAGAGATCGAGGCCCTCGTCGCACGCGTGCCCGGACGCGTCGTCCTGGTCACCAGCCCGGGCGCCGACGAGGTGCGTGCACAGGGCTGGAGCAACGCGAGGCTCACCGAGTTCGCCCGCTCCGCTGCGGCCCACGTGGCTGCGGCACGCGGCACGGTGATCGACACGCCTTCGCTGCTCGCTCCGCTCGGCCCGGACGCCTTCCTGGACGACGGCTTCCACCTCACATCGGCGGCGTACGACCTGCTGCTCCCCACGATCGCTCGCGCCACTGCTTGA